Within Mauremys mutica isolate MM-2020 ecotype Southern chromosome 24, ASM2049712v1, whole genome shotgun sequence, the genomic segment AATCTTATGAGTCCTTCTCCAAGTCACAGTTCTAAGTGGAAGAGCAGTGCCTGCAAAGCCCCTAGGTAAATGCTGTTCTGTCAAGTTGTAAGCAGAGATTGGTGAGCCAGTTACTCTAGCTATAGATGGATCAGTGAAGTTGTATTTTGGTGTCTCAGAAATAGGTTCATGTTAAGCACTTTTGTCTTAGAGGTTTCCTATATAGATTTGATTAATCAGAGGGAAGCCACCAGTATGAACAAAGTGCTGCATTCACAGCTATCTGTGTAGCGCCCAGGCTGAGGTGTTCACTCATTGAGCCTATTACCCGTAGTTGGCTCCCTAGACTCTTCACCGAAGCCCTGAGTGTCTTTCTTCTTCCTGCAGGGACACAGGGGTTATTTCCACATTGCTCTGAGCAGACGCGCATTATCAGTACCAACCCCAGGATTTAGGACCAGACAATTAATCTAGCAGGAGTTTGAATGTGGTGCAAAgccacagagccctgggggggtggaaacccggggggggggtcaggattCCCCTGGCTGACGCTGCCACACGACAGGGAGCACATTACTTCCCCTCTGCAGCAGGGACGCCACGGGCACCCGGGACGGAGGGAGGGCAGCAGCGCCCGGCGAGCGGGGGAGACGCGGGTTCGCAGGAGGACCCCAGCGGCGCCCCGGGCAGCAGCTGGTTACGGGAGGGCCCGATCGGGGGCCggggcccgcccctccccccgcactcaCAGCCTGAAGTTTAACACGGCGCCGGCGTTCATCAGCAGCGTCctaaggggggagagagagagagagagagagaacgcgGGTTAGAGCCGGTGCGAGCCGGGCccgccccccgctgtccccccgacccctcccccggcccggtACCCGCAGAGCAGCAGGTCCCCGATCATCGCGGCAGCTTCCGGACCGGAACCGGAAAGTGCCGACTACAGGTCATCTCGGGCGCGGCCCCGCGCGCGCCCCCGGCGTCCAGCTCCGCCGCGACCTCCTCGCTTGGCCGCCAGGGGGCGTTACAGGGGCGGGGCCTGTCTGCTCTGTGCGGCGACACCCGCTAGGGCACCGCTAGGGAAGAGCCGGTcctgactggggggggggcggagcccagggtcctcctcccttcccctcccctcccctcctggggaTAGAGCCCGGGAGTCCCGGTCCCGCTGCCTTCCCTCAGGCTGGGCATGGAGACTAGGGTCCTCCtgacctcccctcccagccctggggataGAGCCCGGGAGTCCCGGTCCCGCTGCCTTCCCTCGGGCTGGGCATGGAGACTAGGGTCCTCCtgacctcccctcccagccctggggataGAGCCCGGGAGTCCCGGTCCCGCTGCCTTCCCCTCGGGCTGGGCACAGAATTAGAGGAAGGAAGATGCACCTTGTTGAATGTGAAGAATTAAATCTTTATCCCATGTTGGATAACTTGGGTTAATTACAGAGGGAAACATGGCCTAATGGTTAAAGCTCAGGAGTGGGAATTAGGACTCatgttctattcccaactctgctagGAACATgctgtgacggtacctcccataaggctttatggaaatatgcttagaatgtgttttatgctacatatgccatgtaacatatctcaaaggttatgatctactgaatgtattactcctatttgtatgcatgtatcattgtattcgaagttatgaatgttggctgtgtactggcttgatttctaaataaccttagtagagcatttggtcagttcctggagaaaggaatgttgaaattaagtacctaatcaagaaacacttagaggacaatggatcttggaatgttccaatccacataagaagtctacttgaggacattcAAGTAGActtgagtcatgcatggacatgtgacttgcccaggtgactcctaaactccagcttggagctggactttgcataggagtgaggagggggtctccacccccaAGCGAAAGTCTATTTCAGTAAGTCCCCAACTTTTCCGGGTGGCAGGCGCCGGACGACAAGCCACTGAGGACCGTGgtcggcggacaagcatccaccaaaatgctgccaagaagcggcaacgtcaaaaggcgtcaccgccgaaatgccaccgaaaatcagcggcatttcggcggcaacgcctttTGATGACGCCtcttttcggtggcatttcggcggatgcttgtccactgGCCAGTACGCGagcgcacatagatgccccggcagGCACCACGGCACccgtgggcaccacgttggggaccactggtctatttaaccccctgggagacccctccatttggtcttcagctggctaaagagagcatctccaccccccaggatacttggaagaaactggaaagggcagtgactgcaaggggtgtgagtgattgctggacccaggctaaaaggagattagtctgtaaaagggagcattctggaactggtgaggatcttatctgtattcagtttgattagacatagatttgcgcattttattttattttgcttggtgacttactttgttctgtctgttactacttggaaccacttaaatcctactgtctgtatttaataaaatcactttttacttattaattaactcagagtatgtattaatacctgggggagcaaacaactgtgcatctctctctagcagtgttatagagggcgaacaatttatgagtttaccctgcataagctttatacagggtaaaactgatttatttgggtttagaccccattgggagttgtgcatctgagtgttaaagacaggaacacttctgttagctgctttcaggtaaacctgcagctttggggcaagtaattcagaccctgggtctgtgttgtagcagacgggagtgtctggctcaacaagacagggtgctggggtcccaatctggcagggaaagcagggggcagaagtagtcttggcacactGGGTGGCAGCTCCCGGGGTgggtctgtgatccaacccgtcacacatgCCTTTAGTAtctcacttcccctctctgtattTCAGTTTCCCCTTTATCAAGGGTTAATATTAggactgtcaagcaattaaaacaaTCACActgaataataaaataccatttatataatttttttatgttttccattttcaaatatattcatttcaattacaacgcaatataaagtgagcactgttcactttatttttattacaaatatttgtactataaaaacaaaataaatagtatttctcaattcacttaatacaagtactgtaataatctttttatcatgaaagttgaattcacaagtgtagaattatgtacaaaaaataactgcattcaaaaataaaacatggtaaaactttagagcctacaagtccactcagtcctacttcttcttcagccaatcgctcaaacaaacaagtttgtttacatttgcaggaaataatgctgtctgcttcttgtccacaatgtcacctgaaagtgagaacaggtatttgcactgttgtagccggcaagatatttacataccagatgcgctaaagagtcatatttcccttcatgcttcatccaccattccagaggccatgtgtccatgctgatgacaggttctgcttgagaacagtccaaagcagtgcagactgatgcatgttaattttcatcatctgagcagggccagattaaccttttgtgggcccccatgggggcaatggagcatggcatgGGGGGgttgggccagccaggggcatggCATAGCAGGGGCGGCCCCGCTCTGCCCAGCCAAAtgcaagggcactatttacaaaccagcagttATCAGACACACAATGGCCTGCCCAGCCTTGTGCTGCCAGCGTGCCCCTTCTCCTGGGAGGTGGGTCCATGCTGTGCCACACGTCCCCCCACCCAATACCAGAACACACACCCCCGATTCCCTGTGGCCAGAGCGCTGCTGGATATGCTATGCCCGGTGTCCTCCCCAGACCCTGCCACAAATACACAGCGCCCTGCACACCACCACCtctgcccagagctccctccccagcaccccaccacaactgcccagtaCCTCACAcggaacccccactccctagtgccccaacacacagagatcttccccgccccctcacagCTGAGCACTCCCACCCAGGccctccagagacccactcccccacaccctgcctccctgcaggaggtgactgtgtctgctggACGGCACTGtcagtgcagccagggctggtcctgAGACGGGGAATCGCTCTGGGCCTTTGGGAGTGGCatgatcagccaggccagggcctgccccaggTGGGCTCCTTtaggacccacttgcctggaggggcccagccaagccccccagACTATCCCCAGCAACTGGccaagactggccaggcttctgcaccagtcccaggcggctcagctccagggagacaggtggggccccacaggtgatGGGAAGCAGAGATGGCCTGGAGCCAGTGGTGCACTGGGATCCCAccaggaggcagagagaagccAGTGGGTGGGGCCAGAAGGTGGAGAGGAGCCCTTGGCCAGCTGGCAGGCAGCCAGAGAGAAGCAAGTGATGGGCGGGGGGAGCGAGCGGGGTCTCAGGGCGCAGTCCAAGCAGAGCAGGATGGGACCCCTTCTGAGTatgggcccagctccatggcCCACTGgcagtcagatgccaccagcagaaggttgattttctttttaattggttcgggttctgtagtatCTGCATTGGAttattgttcttttaagacttctgaaagcatgctccacacctcatacctctcagattttggaaggcacttcagagtcttaaaccttaggtcgagtgctgtagctatctttagaaatctcacattggtaccttatttgcgttttgtcaaatctgcagcgacagtgttcttaaaatgaacaacatgtgctgggtcatcatctgagactgctataacatgaaataaatgtcagaatgtgggtaaaacagagcaggagacatacaattctcccccaaggagttcagtcatgaacttaattaacacattatttttttaacacgcatcatcagcatggaagcatgtcctctggaatggtggccgaagcatgaagggacatacgaacgtttagcatatctggcatggcaatgctggctacaaaagtcctatgggaatgcctgttctcactttctggtgacactgtaaataagaagcaggcagcattatctcccataaatgtaaacaaacttgtttgtcttagcaattggctgaaggagaagtaggactgagtggacttgtaggctctaaagttttacattgttttatttttgaatgaagttattttttgtacataattctacatttgtaagttcaactttcatgataaagagattgcactatggtacttgtatgaggtgaactgaaaaatactatttattttgtttataatttttacagttcaaatatttttaataaaaataataatataaagtgaggactgtacactttgtattctgtgtagtaattgaaataaatatatttgaaaatgtagaaaaacatccaaaaatatttaatacatttcaatttgtAGTctatttaattgtgattaattttttttagttaatcgcgtgagttaactgcgattaatcgacattCCTAGTTAATATTTAGTTGCCAAGGATTGAGAGTCTTAATTTGCTGTAATCTGCTCAGGTGGAAAGTGCTATAGACACATACAATATAGTTAATAGTATCACAGAACCCCTCAGCGATAGAGCAAATAACATTTTAATTCTCTTAGAAATTGGAGGATTTAGAAACAAACTTTTTCACCAAGTCATTTATACAATACAAAATGTGGATAGACCCTACTCTGGACTcttattttaaacacaaaaaattAAAGCTAATTTTCTTCCTTATGTTTATGTGTCCTTTGATGATTCTTGATGTTACAGTACAATGTTGATGTTCTCAAAGAGAAAGACGCTTTTTCTTTTATGTTGAATAAGTACATGAAAATATTTCTGTCTTATAACCTTAGCTAAATGTCATAGTCCTATCCAGCAAAGACTTACCCACCTGCTTAAACATACAGTCCTATTaagtttaatgggactactcaaaaTTACATTAATAGGACTATTTAAAATTAAGCTTGTGCCTAAGCACCTTCACAGGAACAGAGCTATATAAGTAGGTTTAAAATATGCAGGACTATATATACACCTAAGGTTTTCGATATACATGTTAAATATACAGTGCCCTATGCATATAGGGTGctatattaaaatgttaaatatgaaTGTTGACAGTAGAgttacccagggccgcccagaggattcagggggcctggggaaaagtGGGAGAGCTGCAGTGtttgtactcacccggtggcgctctgggtcttcagcagcactgaagggccccccgccgctgaaatgctgccgaagacccggaccgccgccaggaCAGGGTtcacggggcccctgcggggcccagggcaaattgccccacttgccccccctcccccccccccgggcagccctggagtTACCCTCCTTAGGATGCCTCCATTTGACCTTGTGTATCAGTAAGTGTGAGGAAGGCTCTTTCTGTCAGGAGAAAGTGCAGCGACCTACTGAATTATGTAACTAGTTTTAATAAGAAAACAGCTTGTTGATCAGGAATGTGGGTTCTGTGCCAGGCACTGGTCTCTTCTCACACTGAGTACATGTATAATACACAACAGCTTAGTCTGGGAAACCACGGAGCCTGGCTTCAGTACTTTACTGATTTCAGCCATTCATTTTCAATTGTTTATTTTGGGATGAGGTGGATGGTCTTCTAATGTCCCCCTTATTTTTAATCCTCTTCCCACCACTCTTGGGGAAGTAGCTGGATGCAGGGCCTATCACAGTTATTGCAAGTGGGGTTAGACCACCCTAGTTGTGGTTCTTTCAGAATCTGCTGTCCCTAGGAAACCTTTTCCCAATAGCCCAGTGCAGACTTCACTCTGCTGTTGCAGCCACAAGCAGAGCACTTCCCCTGAGGCTTGTGATACACATTCAAAGGCAAATCCTGCAGTGAAAGGAGCTAGACCTAGTTGCCACTTTGCATaactcagcagcagcagaaacatcATTTGCATAGGCCACACTTAGGGGCAGCATCAGGGATGGGCTGGCATGGGGAGTAGCAGCACTGGAATAGAATGGGGAAGAGCCTGGTAGGATGAGATGGGAGTGTCTGATCGGATGAGAGCAGCAGGCCTAGGATACGGTGAACAGGACCCAGTGGGAAGGGGAACAGTAGCCTTGGGATGAGATCAGAAGTGTGTGATGGGATGGAGTATTtcgtcacacaatgcacagtcaacctgtggaactctttgccagtggatgttgtgaaggccaagattataacagggttaaaaaaagaactagataaattcatggagaataggttggtctatcaatggctattagccaggataggcagggatggtgtccctagcctctgtttgccagaagctaggagtgagagacaggggatggatcacttgatgattaccagttctgttaattccctttgcggcacctggcattggccactgtcagaagacatgatacagggctagatggacatttggtctgacccagtatggccgttcttatgttcttatgtaattggTAGTGCTCGATgcaggaaagtgtgggccccttgctgaatgagggagggaacctagtgacagaggatgtggagaaagctagtgtactcaatgctttttttgcctctgtcttcacagacaaggtcagctcccagacagctgcactctgcagcacggtatggggaggaggtgaccagctctctgtggggaaagaagtagttcgggactatttagaaaagctggacaagcacaagtccatggggccggatgcgctgcatccgagggtgctaaaggagttggccaatgagattgcagagccattggccattatctttgaaaaatcgtggcgatcggggaaggtcccggatgactggaaaaaggctaatgtagtgctcatctttaaaaaagggaagaaggaagatccagggaactacaggccagtcagtctcacctcagtccctggaaaaatcatggaacaggtcctcaaggaatcaattctgaaccacttaaaggaggggaaagtgatcaggaacagtcagcatggattcaccaagggcaagtcatgcctgactaacctaattgccttctatgatgagctaaccggctctgtggatgaggggaaagcagtggatgtgctatttctggactttagcaaagcttttgatacagtctcccacagtattcttgccagcaagttaaagaagtatgggctggatgaatggacggtaaggtggatagaaaactggctagatggtcgggctcaacgggtagtgatcaatggttccatgtctagttggcagccggtatcaagtggggtgccccaagggtcggtgctgggaccggttttattcaatatcttcattaacgatctggaggatggtgtggactgcactcttagcaagtttgaagatgacactaaactgggaggagtggttgatacgctggagggtagggataggatacagagggacctagacaaattagaggattgggccaaaagaaatatgatgaggttcaacaaggacaagtgcagagtcctgcacttaggatggaagaatcccatgcactgctacagactagggaccgaatggctgggcagcagttctgcagaaaaggacctaggggttacggtggacgaaaagctgaatatgagtcaacagtgtgcccttgttgccaagaaggctaatggcattttgggttgtataagtaggggcatttccagcagattgagggatgtgatcattcccctctattcagcactggtgaggcctcatctggagtactgtgtccagttttgggccccacactacaagaaggatgtggataaattggagagagtccagtggagggcaacaaaaatgattagggggctggaacacatgacttatgaggacaggctgagggaactgggat encodes:
- the SMIM7 gene encoding small integral membrane protein 7; the protein is MIGDLLLCGTLLMNAGAVLNFRLKKKDTQGFGEESREPTTGDNIREFLLSLRYFRIFIALWNIFMMFCMIVLFGS